In a genomic window of Rhododendron vialii isolate Sample 1 chromosome 12a, ASM3025357v1:
- the LOC131311629 gene encoding pentatricopeptide repeat-containing protein At5g61370, mitochondrial, with product MLFLWKPTWRSLTRLQTISAWKPTQRFPPLYCTMPPTHLHTDIQELCSVVCRSFGGLDELEASLDRFSIPLTSSLVTQVIDSCKNEAPTRRLLRFFLWSHKNLDDKLEDADYNHVIRVFAENKDYRAMEILTSDLGKEGRKMETCTFSVVAEALVKLGREEEALGIFKNLDKFNCPQDRDTVTAIVSALCSKGHARRAEGVVSHHNNKISGAEPLIYRSLLYGWSEKENVKEARKIIKEMKSLGFTPDLFCYNTFLRCLCERNLKSNPSGLVPEALNVMIEMRSYQISPTSVSYNILLSCLCRTRRVKESLQILNIMRSSGCFPDWVSYHLVARVLYLTGRFGKGKQIVEKMIEDGLVPKRKFYYDLIGILCGVERVNYALELFEKMKKSFLGGYGPVYDLLIPKLCRGGEFEKGRELWEEATTMGVTLQCSRNVLDPSITEVFKPVRKVKEEVNLVDHTPRTKPRVAKTIRKNYKGKSKKRTK from the coding sequence ATGCTATTCTTATGGAAACCGACATGGCGAAGTTTGACGCGGCTGCAAACTATCAGTGCCTGGAAGCCCACGCAACGTTTTCCGCCACTCTACTGCACAATGCCACCAACCCATTTGCATACAGATATCCAAGAGCTATGTAGTGTTGTTTGTAGGAGCTTTGGGGGTTTAGATGAACTGGAAGCGAGTCTTGATAGATTTAGCATTCCTCTCACGTCATCCCTTGTTACCCAAGTCATTGATTCTTGTAAAAATGAAGCGCCCACTAGGAGACTGTTAAGGTTCTTCTTATGGTCAcacaaaaatttagatgatAAGCTGGAAGACGCGGATTATAACCATGTGATTCGGGTGTTTGCAGAGAATAAGGACTATAGGGCAATGGAGATACTAACATCGGATCTTGGCAAGGAAGGTCGGAAGATGGAGACTTGCACATTTAGTGTTGTAGCTGAGGCATTGGTTAAATTGGGTAGGGAAGAAGAGGCATTGGGGATTTTCAAGAACTTGGACAAGTTCAACTGCCCACAAGATAGAGATACAGTCACAGCTATTGTTAGTGCCCTTTGCTCCAAAGGGCATGCTAGGAGGGCTGAAGGGGTTGTTTCCCACCATAACAATAAGATTTCAGGTGCAGAGCCTTTGATTTATAGAAGTCTACTATATGGGTGGTCGGAGAAGGAGAATGTTAAGGAAGCACGGAAAATTATCAAAGAGATGAAGTCTCTTGGTTTTACGCCAGACCTCTTTTGCTATAATACATTCCTCAGGTGCCTTTGTGAGCGAAATTTGAAATCGAATCCGTCAGGTCTTGTTCCTGAAGCTTTGAATGTGATGATTGAAATGAGGTCTTATCAGATTAGCCCCACCTCAGTCAGTTATAACATATTACTCTCTTGTTTGTGTAGGACACGAAGGGTCAAAGAATCTCTTCAAATTCTCAATATAATGAGGAGTTCAGGTTGTTTTCCTGATTGGGTTAGCTATCATCTTGTTGCAAGAGTCCTATATTTGACAGGTAGATTTGGGAAAGGTAAGCAAATAGTCGAGAAGATGATAGAGGATGGGTTGGTGCCCAAACGAAAGTTTTATTATGACCTAATTGGCATTCTGTGTGGAGTTGAAAGGGTGAATTATGCTCTTGAGCTGTttgagaaaatgaagaaaagctTTTTAGGTGGCTATGGGCCTGTTTATGATTTGCTTATACCAAAGCTTTGTAGAGGAGGAGAGTTTGAGAAGGGCAGAGAGCTATGGGAGGAGGCAACGACAATGGGTGTCACTCTTCAGTGTTCAAGAAATGTGTTGGACCCGTCAATCACTGAGGTGTTTAAGCCAGTGAGGAAGGTGAAGGAAGAAGTTAACCTCGTCGACCACACACCTAGAACCAAACCCCGCGTAGCAAAGACTATCAGAAAGAATTATAAgggtaaaagcaaaaaaagaacaaaataa
- the LOC131310767 gene encoding two-component response regulator-like APRR1, which produces MMERDGIVPGKDGGFSGGAAAGGGDGGGGRGGFGGKNGDAFIDRSKVRILLCDNNPKSSEEVFTLLCKCSYQVTLVRSARQVIDALNAEGREIDIILSEVDLPMAKGLKMLKYIMRDKELQRVPVIMMSAQDEVSVVVKCLRLGAADYLVKPLRTNELLNLWTHMWRRRRMLGLADKNMLNYDFDQVPSDPSDANTNSTTLFSDDTDERSRKSTNPDICVATRQEDEVNVIQSQITCNAATAAAPLEPPPKDSLDYRPDVPGISDHQTGQFASGPKKSELRIGESSAFFTYVKLSMPKSYTQEVAPDSEKVTWDSRITDSKLYPWVGQVCNDTRGCENEEAHETQPQGDDFPSSSSIPDSLSMERSSTPPVFTEFQQQRDSKMEEFSQVQMHPGNDSHQRDVSGFHPHPYPYFVPGVMNQVMMSPAQLYQNNLQDLPNHATTAMLPQYGHMPQCPPHMAPFPYYPYGVCMQPGQMPTTHPWPPSYGSSSVAEVKVGKVDRREVALMKFRQKRKERCFDKKIRYVNRKRLAERRPRVRGQFVRKKNGINVDLNGQPTSGDFDDNEEEEYEEEPEDDASIC; this is translated from the exons ATGATGGAGAGGGATGGGATTGTACCCGGAAAAGATGGCGGATTTAGCGGCGGGGCCGCcgccggtggtggtgatggtggtggtggtaggggtGGGTTTGGTGGTAAGAACGGCGACGCGTTTATCGATCGCAGCAAGGTGAGGATTTTACTTTGCGACAACAACCCGAAGAGCTCGGAGGAGGTTTTCACGCTCTTGTGCAAGTGCTCCTATCAAG TAACTTTAGTGAGGTCAGCCAGACAGGTGATAGATGCACTGAATGCTGAGGGGCGTGAGATAGACATCATTTTGTCTGAAGTTGACCTTCCTATGGCCAAAGGCTTGAAGATGTTGAAATACATTATGAGGGATAAAGAGTTGCAACGCGTTCCTGTTATCA TGATGTCAGCGCAGGATGAGGTTTCTGTTGTTGTCAAATGTTTGAGACTTGGAGCAGCTGACTATCTCGTGAAGCCTTTACGCACGAACGAACTGTTAAATTTATGGACTCACAtgtggaggagaaggagaatg CTTGGATTGGCAGACAAGAACATGTTAAACTATGACTTTGATCAGGTGCCATCAGACCCTAGTGATGCTAATACGAACAGCACTACTCTGTTCTCAGATGACACTGATGAAAGGTCCCGGAAGAGCACAAATCCAGATATATGCGTTGCAACCCGCCAGGAAGATGAGGTCAATGTGATACAGAGTCAAATTACG TGTAATGCTGCTACTGCTGCTGCTCCCTTAGAGCCTCCACCTAAGGATTCACTTGATTATCGGCCTGATGTGCCTGGAATTAGTGACCACCAAACAG GACAATTTGCATCAGGTCCAAAGAAGAGTGAACTGAGAATAGGCGAGTCTTCCGCCTTCTTCACTTATGTTAAATTAAGCATGCCCAAAAGCTATACTCAAGAGGTGGCCCCAGATAGTGAAAAAGTTACTTGGGACTCCAGAATAACAGATAGCAAACTTTACCCATGGGTTGGACAAGTGTGCAATGATACTCGAGGTTGTGAAAACGAAGAGGCACACGAGACCCAACCCCAAGGAGATGACTTTCCAAGCAGTAGCAGTATTCCTGATTCTCTTTCTATGGAGAGGTCCTCGACTCCTCCAGTATTCACAGAATTTCAACAGCAAAGAGACTCCAAAATGGAAGAGTTCTCTCAGGTCCAGATGCATCCGGGCAATGACTCTCATCAAAGAGATGTCTCAGGTTTTCATCCTCATCCTTATCCGTATTTTGTACCAGGCGTAATGAATCAAGTTATGATGTCACCGGCACAACTTTACCAAAATAACCTCCAAGATTTGCCAAACCATGCCACAACTGCTATGCTTCCTCAATATGGCCATATGCCCCAGTGCCCTCCTCATATGGCACCATTCCCATATTACCCATACGGCGTGTGCATGCAACCGGGTCAAATGCCCACTACCCACCCATGGCCACCATCATATGGAAGTTCATCTGTCGCGGAAGTAAAAGTAGGTAAAGTTGATAGGAGAGAGGTGGCCTTAATGAAGTTTAGGCAGAAGAGGAAAGAACGTTGTTTCGACAAGAAGATTAGGTATGTTAACAGAAAACGGCTAGCCGAAAGAAGGCCTCGTGTACGTGGTCAGTTTGTGAGGAAGAAAAATGGGATAAATGTGGATCTTAATGGACAACCTACTTCGGGTGATTTTGACGACAATGAAGAAGAGGAGTATGAGGAAGAGCCTGAGGATGATGCTTCAATATGCTAA